From Enterobacteriaceae endosymbiont of Donacia simplex, one genomic window encodes:
- the ilvD gene encoding dihydroxy-acid dehydratase — translation MPNYRSFTTTKGRNMAGSRALWRATGMNDEDFNKPIIAIVNSFSEFVPGHIHLRTLSKIIANEIKKNGGVPKEFNTIAIDDGIAMGHNGMLYSLPSRELIADSVEYVINAHCVDSMICISNCDKITPGMLMASLRLNIPTVFISGGPMETGKINIKGTTKIKKIDLVDAMVESGISEKSKEYIKNIELNACPTCGSCSGMFTANSMNCIVEALGLALPGNGSLLSTHINRKKLCIKSAHKIVEITKKYYLKNKINFLPKNIVNQKAFENATMLDIAMGGSTNTILHMLALSQETKVSFNLKKIDQLSKKTPWLCMISPSTNKFYMEDFHRAGGVIGILGELNKIGLINKDAKNILGLTIEETINKYDITITKNIKIKNYYQSAPGNIKTIYPFSQNKMWDNLDINREKGCIRSYKYAFSKDGGLAVLYGNLSKDGCVVKTASVNKKLLIFKGKAKVFDSQESAVHAILNKKIFPGDVIIIRYEGPKGGPGMQEMLYPTSYLKSMKLNNTCALITDGRFSGGTSGLSIGHISPEAASKGTIALVKNGDIININIPKRSINLDISSYELNNRRNEEKNRGNLAYTPLLKRKRKISFALKAYACLVTSADKGAVRDKDKLN, via the coding sequence ATGCCTAATTATCGTTCATTTACTACAACAAAAGGCCGTAATATGGCTGGATCAAGAGCTCTTTGGAGAGCTACAGGTATGAATGATGAAGATTTTAATAAACCTATTATCGCAATAGTTAATTCTTTTTCAGAATTTGTGCCTGGACATATACATTTACGAACATTAAGCAAAATTATTGCTAATGAAATCAAAAAGAATGGAGGAGTACCAAAAGAATTTAATACTATAGCAATAGATGATGGTATTGCTATGGGACATAATGGTATGTTATATTCCCTACCTTCTAGAGAACTTATTGCTGATTCTGTAGAATATGTTATAAATGCACATTGTGTTGATTCTATGATTTGTATATCTAATTGTGATAAAATTACTCCAGGAATGTTAATGGCTAGTTTACGATTAAATATACCTACCGTATTTATATCTGGTGGTCCAATGGAAACTGGTAAAATTAATATAAAAGGAACTACAAAAATTAAAAAAATTGATTTAGTAGATGCTATGGTTGAATCGGGAATATCAGAAAAATCAAAAGAATATATAAAAAATATTGAATTAAATGCATGTCCTACTTGTGGTTCTTGTTCTGGAATGTTTACAGCTAATTCTATGAATTGTATAGTAGAAGCTTTAGGTTTAGCATTACCTGGAAACGGATCATTATTATCTACACATATTAATCGTAAAAAATTATGTATAAAATCTGCTCATAAAATAGTAGAAATTACAAAAAAATATTATTTAAAAAATAAAATTAATTTTTTACCAAAAAATATTGTTAATCAAAAAGCATTTGAAAATGCAACAATGTTAGATATTGCAATGGGTGGATCAACAAATACAATATTACATATGTTAGCTTTATCACAAGAAACTAAAGTATCATTTAATTTAAAAAAAATTGATCAATTATCAAAAAAAACACCATGGTTATGTATGATTTCTCCAAGTACAAATAAATTTTATATGGAAGATTTTCATAGAGCAGGTGGAGTTATTGGAATTTTAGGAGAATTAAATAAAATAGGATTAATAAATAAAGATGCTAAAAATATATTAGGTTTAACAATAGAAGAAACAATTAATAAATATGATATAACAATTACAAAAAATATAAAAATAAAAAACTATTATCAATCAGCTCCTGGTAATATAAAAACAATATATCCTTTTTCGCAAAATAAAATGTGGGATAATTTAGATATTAATCGGGAAAAAGGTTGTATACGTTCATATAAATATGCATTTAGTAAAGATGGAGGATTAGCAGTTTTATATGGTAATCTTTCTAAAGATGGATGTGTTGTAAAAACTGCTAGTGTAAATAAAAAACTACTCATTTTTAAAGGAAAAGCAAAAGTATTTGATAGTCAAGAATCAGCAGTACATGCAATTTTAAATAAAAAAATTTTTCCTGGAGATGTTATTATAATAAGATATGAGGGACCTAAAGGAGGTCCAGGTATGCAAGAAATGTTATATCCTACATCTTATTTAAAATCAATGAAATTAAATAATACTTGTGCTTTAATTACTGATGGAAGATTTTCTGGAGGTACTTCTGGATTATCTATAGGTCATATTTCTCCTGAAGCTGCAAGTAAAGGAACTATAGCTTTAGTCAAAAATGGAGATATTATTAACATTAATATTCCAAAAAGATCTATAAATTTAGATATTTCATCTTATGAATTAAATAATAGAAGAAATGAAGAAAAAAACAGAGGTAATTTAGCATATACACCTTTATTAAAAAGAAAAAGAAAAATTTCTTTTGCACTTAAAGCATATGCTTGTTTAGTTACTAGTGCTGATAAAGGAGCAGTAAGAGATAAAGATAAATTAAATTAA